The proteins below are encoded in one region of Dromaius novaehollandiae isolate bDroNov1 chromosome 9, bDroNov1.hap1, whole genome shotgun sequence:
- the KCNJ13 gene encoding inward rectifier potassium channel 13 gives MRTDTLESNNTKSSAPLLTQRYLRMVTKDGHSTFQMDGAQGKGLAYLRDAWGILMDMRWRWMMLVFSASFVMHWLVFAVLWYLLAEMNGDLELDHDAPPDNHTICVKYITSFTAAFSFSLETQLTIGYGTMFPSGDCPSAIALLAIQMVLGLMLEAFITGAFVAKIARPKNRAFSIRFTRSAVVSQAEGRPHLLFQVANTRSSPLTSVQISAILYQEQENGQLHQTSVDFHLDSITSEECPFFIFPLTYSHSITPSSPLAALLQREATRHFELVVFLSAVQEGTGEMCQRRTSYLPSEIMLYHRFASTLARSAKGEYQIKMEDFDKTIPELPAAADSKSPKRTAKEIRINGQHADSFQLSETGLTE, from the exons atGAGAACAGATACGTTAGAGAGCAATAACACCAAATCTAGCGCTCCCCTCCTAACCCAAAGATACCTGAGGATGGTCACTAAGGACGGACACAGCACATTCCAGATGGACGGTGCCCAAGGAAAAGGTCTGGCATACCTACGCGACGCATGGGGAATATTAATGGACATGCGCTGGAGATGGATGATGCTcgtcttttctgcttcttttgtcATGCACTGGCTAGTCTTCGCAGTGCTTTGGTATTTACTGGCTGAGATGAATGGGGACCTGGAGCTGGACCATGATGCTCCACCTGACAACCACACTATATGCGTCAAGTATATCACCAGCttcacagctgccttctctttctcactgGAGACACAACTCACTATTGGTTATGGCACTATGTTCCCAAGTGGGGACTGTCCTAGCGCTATTGCCCTGCTTGCTATACAGATGGTGCTGGGGCTCATGCTGGAAGCCTTCATCACAG GTGCCTTCGTGGCAAAGATCGCCCGACCAAAGAACCGAGCGTTCTCCATCCGCTTTACCCGCTCTGCGGTCGTCAGCCAGGCGGAGGGCAGGCCGCACCTCCTGTTCCAGGTGGCCAACACCCGCTCCAGCCCCCTCACCAGCGTCCAGATCTCTGCTATTCTTTACCAAGAGCAGGAAAACGGACAGCTGCACCAAACTAGCGTTGACTTCCACCTGGACAGTATTACTTCTGAAGAGTGTCCATTCTTCATCTTTCCACTGACCTACTCCCACTCTATCACTCCCTCCAGTCCCCTGGCTGCTCTCCTCCAAAGGGAGGCCACTCGCCATTTCGAGCTGGTGGTCTTCCTGTCGGCTGTGCAGGAAGGCACAGGAGAAATGTGCCAGAGGAGGACGTCCTATCTCCCCTCAGAGATCATGCTGTACCATCGCTTTGCCTCCACGCTAGCCCGCAGTGCCAAAGGGGAATACCAGATCAAGATGGAGGATTTTGACAAGACTATTCCAGAGCTCCCAGCTGCGGCTGACTCAAAGAGTCCAAAAAGGACTGCCAAGGAGATCCGCATCAACGGACAGCACGCTGACAGCTTCCAGCTCTCCGAGACTGGCCTGACAGAATAG